Proteins from one Coregonus clupeaformis isolate EN_2021a chromosome 29, ASM2061545v1, whole genome shotgun sequence genomic window:
- the LOC121545039 gene encoding cell cycle control protein 50A, translating to MMASNYNASKEEEPGAMGHGGAGTVKNKKPDNTAFKQQRLPAWQPILTAGTVLPAFFVIGLIFIPIGIGLFVTSNNIKELEIDYTGVDMSSPCYNCSQSYSWNSTKPCTCSVPFSLDQPFESNVFMYYGLSNFYQNHRRYVKSRDDSQLNGDKTSLKSPSKECEPYRTSDNKPIAPCGAIANSLFNDTLELYYIDPNGSRTAIPLVKKGIAWWTDKHVKFRNPGGNNDNLTVVFQGTSKPVNWRKPVYELDPLDPDNNGFINEDFIVWMRTAALPTFRKLYRIIHKKPNNMTPTLPRGEYILEVTYNYPVRSFEGRKRIILSTISWMGGKNPFLGIAYITVGSVCFFLGIILLIIHHKYGNRNNSAEIHS from the exons ATGATGGCGTCCAACTACAACGCTAGTAAGGAAGAGGAGCCTGGTGCTATGGGCCATGGAGGAGCAGGAACTGTGAAAAATAAAAAACCGGACAACACTGCGTTCAAACAGCAACGACTGCCTGCTTGGCAACCTATTTTGACAGCGGGCACTGTTCTTCCAGCTTTCTTTGTCATTGGTCTCATCTTCATCCCAATCGGCATTGGACTCTTCGTGACATCAAACAACATAAAAGAGTTAGAG ATCGATTACACTGGTGTTGACATGTCAAGTCCGTGCTATAACTGCTCACAAAGCTACAGCTGGAACAGCACAAAGCCATGTACCtgctctgtccccttctctctggaTCAACCATTTGAG AGCAACGTCTTCATGTACTACGGATTGTCAAACTTCTATCAGAATCACAGACGCTATGTGAAGTCTAGAGATGACAGCCAGTTGAACGGAGACAAAACTTCTCTAAAG AGCCCCAGCAAGGAATGTGAGCCATACCGCACCAGTGACAACAAGCCTATTGCTCCATGTGGTGCTATCGCCAACAGCCTCTTCAATG ACACTCTGGAGCTGTATTACATTGACCCCAATGGCTCCAGAACGGCGATTCCTCTGGTGAAGAAGGGTATTGCATGGTGGACAGACAAGCATGTGAAGTTTAGGAACCCCGGTGGAAACAACGACAACCTCACTGTAGTTTTCCAAG GCACAAGCAAACCTGTCAACTGGAGGAAGCCTGTCTATGAGCTGGACCCTTTGGACCCTGACAACAACGGCTTCATCAATGAGGATTTCATTGTGTGGATGAGGACCGCTGCCCTGCCCACCTTCCGCAAGCTGTACCGCATCATCCATAAGAAGCCCAACAACATGACCCCGACTCTGCCCCGAGGAGAATACATCCTTGAGGTCACCTACA ATTATCCCGTGCGGAGCTTTGAGGGCAGGAAGCGTATTATCCTGAGCACCATCTCCTGGATGGGCGGCAAGAATCCCTTCCTGGGCATCGCTTATATCACCGTGGGCTCAGTCTGCTTCTTCTTGGGCATCATCCTCCTCATCATCCACCATAAATATGGCAACCGTAACAACAGTGCAGAAATTCACAGCTGA